In Spirochaetota bacterium, the following are encoded in one genomic region:
- a CDS encoding ankyrin repeat domain-containing protein: MYQKSIILFFLVYFSTNIYSNKVDNTNDILGAVYSGNIEYTKFLLAQGANINTRDENGFTPLMWALYKNHTKIARFLIENNANVSIKNNQGYSSILLAAQNNNYEMIVLLAIYGANLNDKDFNGNTILHYASSLGRKEIVEFLVSQNVELNTQNNFGKYPVEYAAENAHRDVLDFLVNIGVYVPYYKYPEQNIRIPDTTSVVVGINI; encoded by the coding sequence ATGTATCAAAAATCAATTATTTTATTTTTTCTTGTGTATTTCTCCACTAATATATATAGTAACAAGGTAGATAATACAAATGATATTTTAGGTGCTGTGTATTCTGGAAATATAGAATATACCAAGTTTTTACTAGCACAAGGTGCTAATATTAATACGAGAGATGAAAATGGCTTCACCCCTTTGATGTGGGCTTTATATAAAAATCATACTAAAATAGCTCGTTTTTTGATTGAAAATAATGCAAATGTTTCTATTAAAAATAATCAGGGATATTCTTCTATTTTATTAGCTGCTCAAAATAATAACTACGAAATGATTGTTTTATTAGCTATTTATGGAGCTAATCTCAATGATAAAGACTTCAATGGTAATACAATATTACATTATGCTTCTAGTTTAGGTAGAAAAGAAATTGTAGAATTTCTTGTTAGTCAAAATGTTGAATTAAATACTCAAAATAATTTTGGTAAATATCCTGTAGAATATGCAGCTGAAAATGCTCATAGAGATGTATTGGATTTTCTTGTTAATATAGGGGTTTATGTACCTTATTATAAATATCCAGAACAAAATA
- a CDS encoding DEAD/DEAH box helicase: MSTTFDLDKKFTDLNLPADILQSLNDLGYEHPTMIQSESLPIIVAGNDVVGQAHTGSGKTIAFGIPALMTIDVNNDDTQVLIMCPTRELANQVADEIGKIGKHTNRLKIVPVYGGTSIDRQIKSLKRGAHIVVGTPGRILDHINRRTISLSAIKMVILDEADRMLDMGFVDDMKTILSTSPTDRQTVMFSATMPKPILEIAKRFQKNPINIKTSNAEMSAPKVEQFSLDINESQKLEATLRIFTIENPRLGIIFCNTKRKTDEVVSALQSHGIFADGLHGDMKQAQRDSVLHKFRQGTITVLVATDVAARGLDVDDIDLVINYDFPQDPEQYVHRIGRTGRAGREGKSYAFIGRRDRFQLKIVQRLTKVEPTMMRMPSPKDVEEIQNKRMIEQLVKLAESDDINTYIEKINNWSTIANLDATTLAAILLKMKTVAKSGSADSKKKSSSSSSSSNASFDNTGAEHGMVRFFMNVGRDNRTTPREIVQALVRECGLQGSDIGKINIFDKFTFFEVSDAKSEEVYRTIQKTRVSGISVNVEPANKK, translated from the coding sequence TTGAGTACAACATTCGATTTAGATAAAAAATTTACAGATCTAAACCTCCCTGCAGATATTCTGCAATCATTAAACGATCTAGGCTATGAACATCCAACAATGATTCAATCAGAAAGTCTTCCTATTATCGTTGCTGGTAACGATGTCGTTGGTCAAGCTCACACAGGTTCAGGCAAAACAATTGCTTTTGGAATACCTGCTCTTATGACTATTGATGTCAACAATGATGATACGCAAGTTCTTATTATGTGTCCAACAAGAGAATTAGCAAACCAAGTCGCCGATGAAATTGGTAAAATTGGTAAACATACTAATAGATTAAAAATCGTTCCTGTTTATGGTGGAACATCTATAGACAGACAAATCAAATCTCTAAAAAGAGGTGCTCATATCGTTGTGGGAACACCTGGTCGTATTTTAGATCATATTAATAGACGAACTATTTCTTTAAGTGCTATTAAAATGGTAATATTGGATGAAGCTGATAGAATGTTAGATATGGGATTTGTAGATGATATGAAAACTATTTTATCTACCTCTCCAACAGATAGACAAACTGTCATGTTCTCTGCAACAATGCCTAAACCAATTTTAGAAATTGCTAAAAGATTTCAAAAAAATCCTATAAATATTAAAACAAGTAATGCGGAAATGTCCGCTCCAAAAGTAGAACAATTTTCACTTGATATTAATGAAAGTCAGAAATTAGAAGCAACATTACGAATTTTCACTATTGAAAATCCTCGTCTTGGTATTATTTTTTGTAACACCAAAAGAAAAACAGATGAAGTCGTTTCTGCTTTACAATCTCATGGTATTTTTGCTGATGGTCTTCATGGAGATATGAAACAAGCTCAAAGAGATTCTGTATTACACAAATTCCGTCAAGGAACTATTACTGTTCTTGTTGCAACAGATGTTGCAGCTAGAGGGTTAGATGTAGATGATATTGATTTAGTTATCAACTATGATTTTCCACAAGATCCTGAGCAATATGTTCACCGCATTGGACGTACTGGCCGTGCTGGAAGAGAAGGTAAAAGTTATGCTTTTATAGGTCGTAGAGATCGTTTTCAATTAAAAATTGTACAACGATTAACTAAAGTAGAACCAACTATGATGCGTATGCCATCTCCAAAAGATGTTGAAGAAATTCAAAATAAACGAATGATAGAACAATTAGTAAAATTAGCTGAAAGTGATGATATTAATACCTATATTGAAAAAATTAATAATTGGAGTACTATCGCTAATTTAGATGCAACAACTCTTGCAGCTATTCTTCTTAAAATGAAAACAGTTGCCAAAAGTGGTTCAGCTGATTCCAAAAAGAAATCTTCTTCATCTTCTTCTTCTTCTAATGCATCTTTTGATAATACAGGAGCAGAACACGGTATGGTTCGTTTCTTTATGAATGTAGGGCGTGATAACAGAACAACTCCTCGTGAAATTGTTCAAGCACTCGTTCGTGAATGTGGTCTTCAAGGATCAGATATTGGTAAAATTAATATTTTTGATAAATTTACATTCTTCGAAGTATCTGATGCTAAATCAGAAGAAGTTTATAGAACTATTCAAAAAACTAGAGTTAGTGGTATCTCTGTAAATGTAGAACCTGCAAATAAAAAATAA
- the murB gene encoding UDP-N-acetylmuramate dehydrogenase: protein MLLQEKYDHIEYKKNQYLSDYTTMQVGGKVELMLYPALVSEMIELLKDLEQTNIPYFILGKGSNIIANDDGVDLLFINTQKLNRIYIDEKDNMKIIVEAGVSLFDLSVFALKHSLTGLEFASGIPGTVGGAVFMNAGAYGGEMKDVLHSSTIFHKIKGMSILTNEEHQFAYRTSSIAKNQSVVLSSVFQLQKSHADIIKKKMDDYREQRESKQPLEFPSAGSIFKRPEGYFTGKLIMDAGLQGMKIGGVSISLKHAGFIINDGQNAKAQDILDLITYIQKEIWKNFQIVLEPEVKFLEKNGEFRKFS, encoded by the coding sequence ATGTTATTACAAGAAAAATATGATCATATTGAATATAAAAAAAATCAATACTTATCAGATTACACAACAATGCAAGTTGGTGGAAAAGTAGAATTGATGCTGTATCCTGCTTTAGTCTCTGAAATGATTGAATTGTTGAAAGATTTGGAACAAACAAATATTCCTTATTTTATATTAGGTAAAGGTTCTAATATTATTGCAAATGATGATGGGGTGGATTTACTTTTTATTAACACTCAAAAACTTAATCGTATTTATATAGATGAAAAAGATAACATGAAAATCATAGTAGAAGCAGGTGTAAGCTTATTTGATTTGAGTGTTTTTGCCTTGAAGCATTCTTTAACAGGATTAGAATTTGCGTCTGGTATTCCTGGAACTGTAGGTGGTGCTGTTTTTATGAATGCAGGAGCTTATGGTGGTGAAATGAAAGATGTCTTACATTCTTCTACCATATTTCATAAAATAAAAGGTATGTCAATTCTTACTAATGAAGAGCATCAATTTGCTTATAGAACTAGTTCTATTGCTAAAAATCAATCAGTAGTCCTCTCTTCTGTTTTTCAATTACAAAAATCACATGCTGATATTATTAAGAAAAAAATGGATGATTATAGAGAGCAAAGAGAAAGCAAGCAACCTCTAGAATTCCCTAGTGCTGGAAGTATTTTTAAAAGACCTGAAGGATATTTTACTGGCAAATTAATTATGGATGCAGGTTTACAGGGGATGAAAATAGGTGGGGTTTCTATTTCTTTAAAGCATGCAGGTTTTATTATAAATGATGGTCAAAATGCTAAAGCTCAAGATATTTTAGATTTGATCACATATATTCAAAAAGAAATATGGAAAAATTTTCAAATTGTATTAGAACCAGAAGTGAAATTTTTAGAAAAAAATGGAGAATTTAGAAAATTTTCTTAA
- the ligA gene encoding NAD-dependent DNA ligase LigA, with protein MSVEHLKELRVIIEYHNRAYYQNNNPEITDAEYDILFRELLDLEQQYPEEFSLDSPVLKVGAPALAEFKSYKHQYKMYSLNNVMSKNEFLSFFHTIMTVPVVSLATPSIVLEYKFDGLAIELVYKDRVLVEASTRGDGEIGELVTENIRTIRNIPLRLDDQAPNDLVIYGEIIIFKDDFKELNKNKMIKGEKVFANPRNAAAGSVRLLDSKQSATRKLQFYAYDCKTKDTNSSLILMNLHTHRMDYLTELGFSISPERKIIHAGNIHEAEIFYNEIVQKRDQLPFEIDGLVAKVIMDEIKDVLGYSDRAPKWAIAWKFEAEEIQTILLGIEYEVGRTGAITPVAILQPVELAGVVISRASLHNFDYIKDNDFRINDTVIIKRAGDVIPFVVKFVLEQRPTNAQMIVEPESCPICKAKTVRDKIIGDEQARVLRCSNITCVGILKARLKYFVSKSGLNIDGFGDKIVEVLFDKGFLGSSENDYIDSFANIFKLEQHKEELFQLEGFGEKSITQLLINIDAKKSVDLVIFIQAFGIKGIGSISANKLAKYFKNLDNLIIAYLQEGDENKKLQIILEIRNSIEETLKTKDKITIEKINQDINLKVSKKLLDEKLSFLRSQELLAVQSLILGVSATEELIKFLSHTRYHQELKYLFDTDFKIVYGDKLKLFLGYNIFSGKKVLMTGKSQFLYSRQEILEFFDSLSIQMLPGVTKKLDYLIVGENPGAEKVKKAIELNIIILQEKEFFDKLDPHILELYKSSKNL; from the coding sequence ATGAGTGTTGAACACTTAAAAGAACTGAGAGTTATCATAGAGTATCATAATAGGGCTTATTATCAAAATAATAATCCTGAAATAACTGATGCTGAATATGATATATTATTTAGAGAACTTTTAGATTTAGAGCAGCAATATCCAGAAGAATTTTCTTTAGATTCTCCTGTATTAAAAGTGGGAGCTCCAGCTCTTGCAGAATTTAAATCTTATAAACATCAATATAAAATGTATAGTTTAAATAATGTTATGTCAAAAAACGAATTTTTATCATTTTTTCATACTATAATGACAGTTCCTGTTGTATCTTTAGCAACTCCAAGTATTGTCTTGGAGTATAAATTTGATGGATTAGCAATAGAATTAGTTTATAAAGATAGAGTTCTTGTAGAAGCATCAACACGAGGAGATGGAGAAATTGGAGAATTAGTAACTGAGAATATTAGAACAATACGAAATATTCCTTTGCGTCTTGATGATCAAGCTCCAAATGATCTTGTTATTTATGGTGAAATCATTATATTTAAAGATGATTTTAAAGAATTAAATAAAAATAAAATGATCAAAGGTGAAAAAGTATTTGCAAATCCTAGAAATGCAGCAGCAGGAAGTGTTCGACTTTTAGATTCAAAACAATCGGCTACTAGAAAATTACAATTTTATGCTTATGATTGTAAAACTAAAGATACAAACTCTTCATTAATATTAATGAATCTTCATACACATAGAATGGATTATTTAACAGAGCTTGGATTCTCAATTTCTCCAGAAAGAAAAATAATTCATGCTGGAAATATTCACGAAGCAGAGATTTTTTATAATGAAATTGTACAAAAAAGAGATCAATTACCTTTTGAAATAGATGGCTTAGTAGCAAAAGTTATAATGGATGAAATCAAAGATGTGTTGGGTTATTCAGATAGAGCACCAAAATGGGCTATAGCTTGGAAATTTGAAGCTGAAGAAATACAAACTATCTTGTTAGGTATAGAATATGAAGTAGGACGAACAGGAGCAATAACGCCAGTAGCTATTTTACAACCAGTTGAATTAGCGGGTGTTGTTATTTCAAGAGCTTCATTACATAATTTTGATTATATTAAAGATAATGATTTTCGTATAAATGATACAGTTATTATTAAAAGAGCTGGCGATGTGATTCCTTTTGTTGTGAAATTTGTATTGGAACAGAGACCTACTAATGCTCAAATGATTGTAGAACCTGAATCATGTCCTATTTGTAAAGCAAAGACAGTTAGGGATAAAATCATTGGTGATGAACAAGCAAGAGTGTTAAGATGTTCAAACATTACATGTGTGGGTATTTTGAAAGCTCGTTTGAAATATTTTGTATCAAAATCTGGGTTAAATATAGATGGATTTGGTGATAAAATTGTAGAAGTATTATTTGATAAAGGTTTTTTAGGTTCTTCTGAAAATGATTATATAGATTCTTTTGCAAATATTTTTAAACTAGAACAACATAAAGAAGAGTTATTTCAATTAGAAGGTTTTGGAGAAAAGAGTATTACTCAATTATTGATAAATATTGATGCTAAAAAATCTGTAGATTTAGTAATCTTTATTCAAGCTTTTGGTATCAAAGGAATAGGATCTATATCTGCTAATAAATTAGCAAAATATTTTAAAAATCTAGATAATTTGATTATCGCTTATCTTCAAGAAGGTGATGAGAATAAAAAATTGCAAATAATATTAGAAATAAGAAATTCTATAGAAGAAACATTAAAAACAAAAGATAAAATAACTATAGAAAAAATTAATCAAGATATAAACTTGAAAGTAAGTAAAAAACTATTAGATGAAAAATTATCTTTTTTGAGATCACAAGAGCTTCTTGCTGTACAATCATTAATACTAGGTGTCAGTGCAACGGAAGAGTTAATTAAATTTTTATCACACACACGCTATCATCAAGAATTAAAATATCTTTTTGATACAGATTTTAAAATAGTATATGGAGATAAATTAAAATTGTTTTTAGGTTATAATATATTTAGCGGTAAAAAAGTGTTAATGACAGGTAAGTCTCAATTTTTATATTCAAGACAAGAAATACTAGAATTCTTCGATAGTTTGTCCATTCAGATGCTACCAGGAGTAACTAAAAAATTAGATTATCTTATTGTAGGAGAAAATCCTGGAGCTGAAAAGGTTAAAAAAGCAATAGAATTGAATATAATAATTTTACAAGAAAAAGAATTTTTTGATAAATTAGATCCACATATTTTAGAGCTATATAAAAGTTCTAAGAATTTATAA
- a CDS encoding tetratricopeptide repeat protein, with protein MYKFCLIFFFPFVIFAQSYEINSSEISLRLSDPLEVLHTSILFTNNKSSLSQRYSFQQIIQLFQQKRYSFTLKEIATFQRKYPNHIYTNEITWLKANTYLQKGEIPQANELLLTLIDSKNIEIQHRAFLDLYQLNIDARNNTLALNFIKKIHDSPIGSPYKEIAHMKYIYHTILSQNYKQASNLLQSFEQLYPNSLYLNELQYFMALNDIVNDKIVKAKAYASTVLSNSTNIALQRLMGEIELQEKNYEQALSYFLPITKINNKFQDESIFKSALLYKYQKKYIESQKLFSTIVKYHQNSSYFERASTELANINIILKNYDDALIYYLQESGYIGSRKAIALLKIAEIHFLTTNTLATRRTADRIQSSFPYSAYANESLYWVGRSYLLDKEFKKSIQIFDDYLIREPQSPKKDEIMIFLGHAYANIDNQAKARGYFQEIINNSPNEYLKRQALIALGRSYNINEPKRSLEYFDRVWKVWPIAKESDQALYYSAANRYNLRLNTQALEIFKQLVTNFPNSKFYQDAQLAIVKLEFKAENFNALLDINDIPLTVNNREIVSEFKELQARSFFRIGEFDQALSLFQESLKLTDNKNRKVELFLTEASTLRALNRHDEAVQKYEKYLNAIKNSNEISDLEEVLWAEIAFSYLEIQNTKKADKTIEYMIKNFPQSKFIVDLYFKLADGYFSKKQYDQAAVYYNKTRMFTKNKSVISDALLREAWSLDYSGSSQTKEIFNLFLTTYPKHFGVPDIMSRLAILENTNNSSISTQLRIQLIQNYPDSLEAEQARLFFANQFDNNSSIDEFYQIISYTKDSRLKAKYLYKLGYKMIKENLIEEAIIVFKDIHALKDPVHGADALFEATKLLSDQKKYTEQLQLYINIITHYDELYYPRALDNIIQTYIVLEDYENAEKFKTRLLEQYSDSKESKKWK; from the coding sequence ATGTATAAATTTTGTTTAATATTTTTTTTTCCCTTCGTTATTTTTGCTCAATCTTATGAGATCAATTCATCAGAAATATCTCTTAGACTTTCTGATCCTTTAGAAGTATTACATACAAGCATATTATTTACAAATAACAAATCATCCTTATCTCAACGATATAGCTTTCAACAAATTATACAACTGTTTCAACAAAAACGCTATTCTTTTACTCTTAAAGAAATCGCTACATTTCAAAGAAAATATCCTAATCATATTTATACCAACGAAATAACTTGGTTAAAAGCTAATACTTACTTACAAAAAGGTGAGATACCCCAAGCAAATGAACTACTTCTTACATTAATAGATTCAAAAAATATCGAGATTCAACATAGAGCTTTTCTTGATCTATATCAACTTAATATCGATGCTCGTAATAATACATTGGCTTTGAATTTTATCAAAAAAATTCATGATTCTCCTATAGGATCACCCTATAAAGAAATAGCTCATATGAAATATATCTATCATACTATTCTTTCTCAAAATTATAAACAAGCAAGTAATCTACTACAAAGTTTTGAACAATTATATCCAAATTCTCTTTATCTTAATGAGCTTCAATATTTTATGGCACTAAATGATATTGTTAATGATAAAATAGTTAAAGCAAAAGCTTATGCTTCGACTGTTTTATCAAACAGTACTAATATTGCTCTTCAGCGTCTCATGGGAGAAATAGAACTTCAAGAAAAAAATTACGAACAAGCACTTTCTTATTTTTTACCTATTACTAAAATAAATAACAAATTTCAAGATGAAAGTATTTTCAAATCAGCATTATTATATAAATACCAAAAAAAATACATAGAATCTCAAAAATTATTCTCCACTATCGTGAAATATCATCAAAATTCATCTTATTTTGAAAGAGCGTCAACAGAATTAGCTAATATAAATATTATTCTCAAAAATTATGATGATGCTCTTATCTATTATTTACAAGAAAGTGGTTATATAGGATCTCGAAAAGCTATTGCTTTACTCAAAATAGCTGAAATACATTTTTTAACAACAAACACCTTAGCGACAAGACGCACTGCAGACCGTATTCAATCTTCATTTCCTTATAGTGCCTATGCTAACGAATCTTTATATTGGGTAGGTCGATCTTATCTTCTTGATAAAGAATTCAAAAAAAGTATTCAAATATTTGATGATTATCTTATTCGAGAACCACAAAGTCCTAAAAAAGACGAAATTATGATTTTTTTAGGACATGCTTACGCTAATATAGATAATCAAGCAAAAGCTCGTGGTTATTTTCAAGAAATTATTAATAATTCTCCTAATGAATACCTAAAACGACAAGCACTTATCGCCTTAGGAAGAAGTTATAATATAAACGAACCCAAGCGTTCTTTAGAATATTTTGATCGTGTATGGAAAGTTTGGCCAATAGCCAAAGAGAGTGATCAAGCTCTTTATTATTCTGCTGCGAATAGATATAATCTTCGTCTTAATACTCAAGCTTTAGAAATTTTCAAACAATTAGTTACTAATTTTCCAAATTCTAAATTTTATCAAGATGCTCAACTTGCTATTGTCAAACTAGAATTCAAAGCAGAAAACTTCAATGCTCTTTTAGATATTAACGATATTCCTCTTACAGTCAATAATCGAGAAATCGTCTCAGAATTTAAAGAATTACAAGCACGCAGCTTTTTTAGAATAGGTGAATTTGATCAAGCACTTTCCTTATTTCAAGAATCATTAAAACTTACTGATAATAAAAATCGTAAAGTAGAACTCTTTCTTACAGAAGCGTCTACACTTAGAGCTTTAAATCGTCATGATGAAGCTGTTCAAAAATATGAAAAATATCTTAATGCTATCAAAAATTCTAACGAAATCAGTGATCTTGAAGAAGTATTGTGGGCAGAAATTGCATTTAGTTATCTCGAGATACAAAACACAAAAAAGGCTGATAAAACAATAGAATATATGATTAAAAATTTTCCTCAAAGTAAATTTATTGTGGATTTATACTTCAAACTTGCAGATGGTTATTTTAGCAAAAAACAATATGACCAAGCAGCTGTATATTATAACAAAACACGAATGTTTACCAAAAATAAATCTGTTATATCTGATGCTCTATTAAGAGAAGCGTGGAGTTTAGATTACTCTGGTAGTAGTCAAACAAAAGAAATTTTCAACTTATTCCTTACTACATATCCAAAACATTTTGGTGTTCCTGATATCATGTCCAGATTAGCAATACTTGAAAATACTAATAATAGTTCTATTAGTACACAACTCCGTATACAATTAATTCAAAATTATCCAGATTCTTTGGAAGCAGAACAGGCTCGTTTATTTTTTGCTAATCAATTTGATAATAATAGTTCTATTGATGAATTTTACCAAATCATCTCCTATACCAAAGATTCTCGATTAAAAGCAAAATATCTCTACAAATTAGGATATAAAATGATTAAAGAAAATTTAATTGAAGAAGCAATAATAGTATTTAAAGATATCCATGCACTAAAAGATCCTGTTCATGGAGCAGATGCTTTATTTGAAGCTACCAAATTGTTATCCGATCAAAAAAAATATACAGAACAACTACAATTATATATTAATATTATTACCCATTATGATGAACTATATTATCCAAGAGCTTTAGATAATATCATCCAAACTTATATAGTCTTAGAAGATTATGAAAATGCTGAGAAATTTAAGACAAGACTGTTAGAACAATATTCTGATAGTAAAGAAAGTAAGAAATGGAAATAA
- a CDS encoding UDP-N-acetylglucosamine--N-acetylmuramyl-(pentapeptide) pyrophosphoryl-undecaprenol N-acetylglucosamine transferase, with the protein MKVLIGGGGTGGHLVPGIALYKEFAKHNVELLYVLSDRDKAYDIFELLKSDERICVSLTGISRRLSISTIKQLFSIFNAWRQVFKKIKQFNPDFMVITGGYLSNIVALSALLMRKPLYILEQNSVAGITNRFWAHFAKNIFTTFPSPKFIPLHKEIYTGNPLLYKELLSLEESCALLELSSSTKPIIGISGGSQGSQIINNLVLKIIPFLIEKGYQIVWSLGTKEYERFDKENLLSSLDPYQENIKIYRFITRMDAFWSASRLVLARSGAGTVSESLLFRTPSLFIPIFQSPDNHQYLNAKFLKDMSCAEILEEPTLTEQKLLEIIIMMMSNQEYYHNNFFIREEDPASTIVSFLLLQ; encoded by the coding sequence ATGAAAGTATTAATTGGTGGTGGTGGTACTGGAGGGCATTTGGTACCAGGAATTGCTTTGTATAAAGAATTTGCAAAACATAATGTAGAGCTACTTTATGTATTAAGTGATAGAGACAAAGCTTATGATATATTTGAATTATTAAAATCTGATGAGCGTATTTGTGTTTCATTAACAGGAATCTCTCGTAGATTATCTATTAGTACAATCAAACAATTATTTTCTATTTTTAATGCTTGGAGACAGGTTTTTAAAAAGATCAAACAATTTAATCCTGATTTTATGGTAATTACTGGTGGTTATTTATCTAATATTGTTGCATTATCAGCTTTGTTAATGAGAAAGCCTTTGTACATTTTGGAACAAAATAGTGTTGCAGGAATTACTAATAGATTTTGGGCTCATTTCGCGAAAAATATTTTTACTACTTTTCCTTCTCCTAAATTTATCCCACTACACAAAGAAATATATACTGGGAATCCTCTATTATATAAAGAATTATTAAGCCTTGAAGAATCTTGTGCTTTATTAGAATTATCATCTTCAACAAAACCGATCATAGGTATTTCTGGAGGATCTCAAGGATCTCAGATAATTAATAATCTAGTATTAAAAATTATCCCCTTTTTAATAGAAAAGGGGTATCAGATTGTATGGAGTTTGGGAACCAAAGAGTATGAGAGATTTGATAAAGAAAATTTATTATCTAGTCTTGATCCCTATCAAGAGAATATTAAAATATATCGTTTTATTACTAGAATGGATGCTTTTTGGTCTGCATCGAGATTGGTTTTAGCTAGGTCAGGAGCTGGTACAGTATCAGAGTCACTATTATTTAGGACGCCAAGTTTATTTATTCCTATTTTTCAATCACCAGATAATCATCAATATCTTAACGCTAAATTTCTTAAAGATATGTCTTGTGCAGAAATATTAGAAGAACCCACACTTACAGAACAAAAATTATTAGAAATAATTATAATGATGATGTCTAATCAAGAATACTATCATAATAATTTTTTTATAAGAGAAGAAGATCCCGCATCAACTATTGTATCTTTTTTATTATTACAATAG
- the ychF gene encoding redox-regulated ATPase YchF yields the protein MGFSCGIVGLPNVGKSTLFNALTKAGIESANYPFCTIDPNIGIVNVPDKRLSVLSEISGSKKLIPTTVEFVDIAGLVKGASKGEGLGNQFLSNIRDTDAIIMMTRLFQDEDVMHVIGSIDPVRDIEIVLDELALKDLETILNIKSKQERQARTGIKEAKILFELMVALEQIITEGKMIYQAELTPAQRILTDGYRFLTDKPILIVANVSESEVNDPNQNIYWTPLNQKALQLGAGVLHLSAQIEQEISELEDDEAKEYIAELGWEDSGLNRLIKAGYELLGLITYLTTGEIETRAWTLHQGMLAPEAAGIIHTDMQKGFIRMETVSYQDLVAVGAWSKAREKGVLRQEGKEYIVQDGDVVHFLFNN from the coding sequence ATGGGATTTTCTTGTGGAATCGTCGGTTTGCCAAATGTTGGTAAATCAACACTTTTTAATGCACTAACAAAAGCTGGAATAGAAAGTGCAAATTATCCTTTTTGTACTATTGATCCTAATATTGGTATCGTTAATGTTCCTGATAAAAGATTGTCAGTGCTTTCAGAAATCTCTGGTTCTAAAAAACTAATCCCAACAACAGTAGAGTTTGTTGATATTGCAGGTCTTGTAAAGGGAGCTTCTAAAGGTGAGGGATTAGGTAATCAATTCCTTTCTAATATTCGTGATACGGATGCAATTATTATGATGACACGTTTGTTTCAAGACGAAGATGTAATGCATGTTATTGGTAGTATAGACCCTGTTAGGGATATTGAAATAGTCTTAGATGAATTAGCACTAAAAGATCTTGAAACAATTCTTAATATCAAATCCAAACAAGAGCGACAAGCTCGTACAGGAATTAAAGAAGCTAAGATATTATTTGAATTAATGGTCGCTTTGGAACAAATTATCACAGAAGGTAAAATGATTTATCAAGCTGAACTTACTCCAGCTCAACGCATATTGACAGACGGATATCGTTTTCTTACAGACAAACCTATTCTTATTGTTGCTAATGTATCAGAAAGTGAAGTCAATGATCCTAACCAAAATATATATTGGACACCCCTCAATCAAAAAGCTCTTCAATTGGGAGCTGGTGTTTTACATTTGTCTGCTCAAATAGAACAAGAAATTTCAGAATTAGAAGATGATGAAGCCAAAGAATATATTGCAGAATTAGGTTGGGAAGATAGCGGTCTTAATAGACTTATTAAAGCTGGTTATGAATTATTAGGCTTGATTACTTATCTCACTACTGGCGAAATAGAAACTAGAGCATGGACTCTTCATCAAGGAATGTTAGCACCTGAAGCAGCAGGGATAATACATACTGATATGCAAAAAGGTTTTATTCGTATGGAAACTGTGTCTTATCAAGATCTTGTTGCCGTAGGAGCTTGGTCAAAAGCGAGAGAAAAAGGTGTGCTTCGTCAAGAAGGGAAAGAGTATATTGTTCAAGATGGGGATGTTGTGCATTTTTTATTTAATAATTAA